A genomic segment from Tessaracoccus defluvii encodes:
- a CDS encoding nitronate monooxygenase, whose product MTDPLLRSPLPIVAAPMAGGPTTVLLARAVASAGAFPFLAGGYKTREALAAEIDALRGHVSEFGVNLFVPSDDPVDASAFAAYAEELAEEAAVYGLELEATPVTDDDDWDAKLALLLETPVAVVSFTFGLPDPADVVRLQRVGTQVHATVTTPDEASRARQAGVDGLIVQGPSAGGHSATFDPTRPIEPWETAELVRAVLDVVDLPVIAAGGVDGPDAVWALLRAGARAVAVGTLLLRTDEAGTSPTHRMALGDPRFTETVLTRAFTGRPARALRNGFVDRHVGSAPNAYPAVHHLTRALRQAAAKAGDADRLHLWAGTGWRQATEGPAAAVIGHLAEGVSA is encoded by the coding sequence GTGACCGATCCGCTTCTCAGGTCCCCGCTGCCCATCGTCGCCGCGCCCATGGCTGGAGGGCCCACGACCGTGCTGCTGGCGCGTGCTGTCGCGTCCGCTGGGGCATTCCCTTTTCTCGCCGGGGGATACAAGACCCGCGAGGCGCTCGCGGCGGAGATCGACGCACTGCGGGGGCATGTGTCGGAGTTCGGCGTGAACCTGTTCGTCCCCTCGGACGATCCCGTCGATGCGTCCGCCTTCGCCGCCTACGCGGAGGAGCTCGCGGAGGAGGCCGCCGTCTACGGGCTCGAACTCGAGGCTACGCCCGTGACAGACGACGACGATTGGGACGCGAAGCTCGCGCTTCTCCTGGAGACCCCCGTGGCGGTCGTCTCTTTCACGTTCGGCCTGCCTGACCCAGCCGACGTCGTCCGGCTGCAGCGGGTCGGCACCCAGGTGCACGCAACGGTCACGACACCGGACGAGGCCAGCCGGGCGCGACAGGCCGGGGTCGACGGACTCATCGTGCAGGGACCGTCGGCGGGTGGGCACAGCGCCACGTTCGACCCGACCCGACCCATCGAGCCGTGGGAGACAGCGGAACTCGTGCGCGCGGTCCTCGACGTGGTGGACCTGCCGGTGATCGCCGCCGGTGGTGTGGACGGGCCGGACGCCGTCTGGGCGCTGCTCCGGGCAGGGGCGCGGGCAGTGGCGGTGGGCACGCTGCTGCTGCGCACCGACGAGGCCGGGACCTCACCGACGCACCGGATGGCACTGGGAGATCCCCGGTTCACTGAGACGGTGTTGACCCGGGCGTTCACCGGCCGTCCGGCCCGGGCGCTGCGCAACGGCTTCGTGGATCGACACGTCGGAAGCGCTCCCAACGCCTACCCGGCGGTGCATCACCTCACCAGGGCGCTGCGGCAGGCCGCGGCGAAGGCCGGTGACGCCGACCGCCTCCACCTCTGGGCCGGCACCGGATGGCGACAAGCCACAGAGGGACCGGCCGCCGCCGTCATCGGTCACCTCGCCGAGGGCGTCTCGGCGTAG
- a CDS encoding PEP/pyruvate-binding domain-containing protein: MTETSATDPRVVPLEAFGSADLAVVGGKAANLGELLRAGLPVPPGFVVTTDAYAAAAERSGLAELLADPAVRPADLRAAIEAVDVPSDLRDAIAAAYAGLGSGVPVAVRSSATAEDLPGAAFAGQQDTYLNVIGPDAVVDAVRRCWASLWTDRAVSYRSDRSVDQAEVRIAVVVQAMVASETAGVMFTADPVSGTRDRVVVDAGAGLGEAVVSGLVTPDHYALDRDGRLLDWTPGRGEVVVLAEAGGGVRHEAGDAARAATSGEPLLDRAALAALARLAGTIADHFGRPQDIEWAIAAGRVWILQARPMTALPPETPPLNRIQRLQASILTEYLPVRPYPMDVTTTVEHGPAAMMAQIGRHYGIRGMFEDIVREEDGVAVQILPSQPRPSLKTLASIGQLIRRIRTLRPATWSEDPRQTMFLAEVAALEALDLSTLSWRELIAVPTRALAAQDYCRDLRVDYLPGAAAALVKVVLPVTILGRRSLIPDLLGGVRTRTQEANDALARLADEVRADPDLRVALTGPDLDGALAALRIDSRFGGFVGRVDDFLAEFGRRETTSPLLVSAPTLAESPGIVLGVVLAAVEQPPRDGEAVSRSAEALSRLLAHPRLRRSPRRQALMRRRVQRAREAVALREDTHFYFTAAVPTLRGAILEIGRRLHDAGLLTAPSDVFHLRWEEVAAIGDPTAIRPANADSLRDRIRRRTARRAELGGVPMIDTRRVFPAAGGGDAVVTGTPACSGTVTAVARIVGSTDDFSRLGDGEILVCPYTNPAWTPLFQRAAAVVVDSGSIASHAAIVAREYGIPAVMGTGSGTTAIVDGETVTVDGTCGCVTRAAR; the protein is encoded by the coding sequence ATGACAGAGACGTCAGCCACCGACCCTCGCGTCGTTCCACTCGAGGCCTTCGGCAGCGCCGACCTCGCCGTCGTCGGCGGGAAAGCCGCCAATCTCGGCGAACTCCTGCGCGCCGGGCTCCCGGTGCCGCCCGGCTTCGTCGTCACCACCGACGCCTACGCCGCCGCGGCGGAGCGGAGCGGGCTGGCAGAACTCCTGGCCGACCCTGCGGTCCGACCCGCCGACCTGCGGGCAGCGATCGAGGCAGTCGACGTCCCCTCCGATCTGCGCGACGCCATCGCCGCCGCCTACGCCGGGTTGGGATCCGGTGTTCCGGTGGCGGTCCGATCGAGTGCGACGGCCGAGGACCTGCCCGGTGCGGCCTTCGCCGGCCAGCAGGACACATACCTCAACGTGATCGGGCCCGACGCCGTCGTCGACGCCGTGCGACGGTGCTGGGCCTCGCTGTGGACCGACCGTGCCGTGTCCTACCGGAGCGACCGCTCCGTCGACCAGGCCGAGGTGCGCATCGCCGTCGTCGTCCAGGCCATGGTGGCCTCCGAGACGGCAGGCGTGATGTTCACCGCCGACCCAGTCAGCGGCACGCGCGACCGCGTCGTCGTCGATGCCGGTGCCGGGCTCGGCGAGGCCGTCGTCTCCGGGCTCGTCACCCCGGACCACTACGCCCTCGACCGCGACGGCAGACTGCTGGACTGGACGCCCGGTCGCGGGGAGGTCGTCGTCCTTGCGGAGGCAGGGGGCGGAGTGCGACACGAGGCCGGCGACGCCGCCCGTGCAGCCACCAGCGGTGAGCCGCTGCTCGACCGCGCCGCCCTCGCCGCCCTGGCCCGCCTCGCCGGCACCATCGCCGACCACTTCGGGCGCCCGCAGGACATCGAGTGGGCCATCGCGGCCGGCCGCGTGTGGATCCTTCAGGCTAGGCCGATGACGGCACTGCCGCCCGAGACCCCGCCGCTGAACCGCATCCAGCGCCTCCAGGCGTCCATCCTCACCGAATACCTGCCGGTGCGGCCCTATCCGATGGACGTCACCACCACCGTCGAGCACGGGCCCGCGGCGATGATGGCCCAGATCGGCCGCCACTACGGCATTCGCGGAATGTTCGAGGACATCGTGCGTGAGGAGGACGGCGTCGCCGTCCAGATCCTGCCCTCGCAGCCCCGACCGTCGCTCAAGACGCTGGCGAGCATCGGGCAGCTCATCCGCAGGATCCGGACCCTGCGACCGGCGACCTGGTCGGAGGATCCCCGGCAGACGATGTTCCTCGCGGAGGTCGCCGCACTCGAGGCGCTGGACCTTTCGACGCTGTCGTGGCGGGAGTTGATCGCGGTGCCGACCCGCGCGCTCGCAGCCCAGGACTACTGCCGCGATCTCCGTGTCGACTACCTGCCCGGCGCGGCGGCGGCCCTGGTCAAGGTGGTGCTGCCGGTGACCATCCTCGGGCGCCGCTCGCTGATTCCCGACCTGCTCGGCGGCGTCCGCACCCGCACCCAGGAAGCCAACGATGCGCTGGCCAGGCTGGCCGACGAGGTGCGGGCCGACCCTGACCTCCGGGTCGCCCTGACCGGCCCCGACCTGGACGGCGCCCTCGCCGCGCTGCGCATCGATAGCCGGTTCGGGGGGTTCGTCGGCCGTGTCGACGACTTCCTCGCCGAGTTCGGGCGCCGCGAGACGACCTCACCCCTGCTGGTCAGCGCCCCCACGCTCGCCGAGTCGCCCGGAATCGTGCTCGGGGTGGTGCTCGCGGCCGTCGAGCAGCCGCCACGCGACGGGGAGGCCGTCTCCCGATCGGCCGAGGCCCTCAGCCGGCTGCTCGCCCACCCCCGGCTCCGCCGCAGCCCCCGCAGGCAGGCCTTGATGCGCCGACGCGTGCAGAGGGCCCGGGAGGCCGTGGCGCTCCGCGAGGACACGCACTTCTACTTCACGGCCGCGGTCCCGACGCTGCGCGGCGCGATCCTCGAGATCGGTCGCCGCCTGCACGACGCCGGGCTGCTGACGGCGCCGTCGGACGTCTTCCATCTCCGCTGGGAGGAGGTGGCCGCCATCGGCGATCCGACGGCGATCCGCCCCGCGAATGCGGACAGCCTGCGTGACCGCATCCGACGCCGGACGGCACGGCGGGCCGAGCTCGGGGGCGTCCCGATGATCGACACCCGACGAGTCTTCCCTGCGGCCGGCGGCGGCGACGCCGTCGTGACCGGGACGCCGGCCTGCTCCGGCACCGTGACGGCGGTCGCCCGGATCGTCGGTTCCACCGACGATTTCTCCCGCCTCGGCGACGGCGAGATCCTGGTGTGCCCCTACACGAACCCGGCGTGGACGCCGCTCTTCCAGCGCGCGGCTGCCGTCGTCGTCGACAGCGGATCGATCGCGTCGCACGCGGCCATCGTCGCCCGCGAGTACGGCATCCCCGCCGTCATGGGCACGGGCTCCGGCACCACGGCCATCGTCGACGGCGAGACCGTCACGGTCGACGGCACCTGCGGATGCGTCACCCGGGCGGCGCGATGA
- a CDS encoding TetR/AcrR family transcriptional regulator, with protein sequence MTAPDHRTAPRRRGEALVNAILAATVEELEERGYGGLTMDGVARRAGASKASLYRRWETRSALVMDAVYRLAPHPGDIPDAGALRNDLLAVLRHSAATLQGPAGAPLRGMLSEALPEPGRVGELRARSQGRNRELMAEVLRRAVDRGEISPGAVTDLRLEVGVALLRNHYLFRDDPLDDAVIVQVVDDVLLPLFAAAPG encoded by the coding sequence ATGACTGCCCCGGACCACCGGACAGCCCCCCGCCGCAGGGGAGAAGCCCTTGTCAACGCGATTCTGGCCGCCACCGTCGAGGAACTCGAGGAGCGGGGCTACGGGGGCCTGACGATGGACGGCGTCGCCCGACGCGCCGGGGCCAGCAAGGCCTCCCTGTATCGCCGCTGGGAAACCCGTTCCGCACTGGTGATGGACGCCGTCTACCGGCTGGCCCCGCACCCGGGGGACATTCCCGACGCCGGCGCCCTCCGCAACGATCTCCTCGCCGTCCTCCGGCACAGCGCGGCGACACTTCAGGGGCCTGCGGGGGCGCCACTGCGCGGAATGCTCTCCGAGGCGCTTCCCGAACCGGGACGGGTCGGTGAGCTCCGCGCCCGCTCCCAGGGCAGGAACCGAGAGCTCATGGCGGAGGTGCTGCGTCGCGCCGTCGACCGGGGCGAGATCTCGCCCGGTGCGGTGACCGACCTTCGGCTCGAGGTCGGCGTCGCCCTCCTCCGCAACCATTACCTGTTCCGCGACGACCCGCTCGACGACGCCGTCATCGTCCAGGTGGTCGACGACGTGCTGCTGCCGCTGTTCGCCGCGGCGCCCGGCTGA
- a CDS encoding glycosyl hydrolase 115 family protein, which produces MHPYLCDDGGHLLASQGTATAIAVAPTESTAVLSAADALAADLRAVCGAEPTLQQTVSGARIVVGTLGFSPLVDDAVASGALAVDLLRDEAGDFRWEAFLIQAVGEALYVVGTDRRGTVFGIYDLCEAMGVSPWYWFGDVPVRTRPEVRFRAETRHADWPGVAYRGIFINDEEELERWAQEHTGDDTIGPETYARLFELVLRLKGNYVWPAMHVNAFNLDPANGRLADDLGVVIGSSHCDMLLRSNEHEFEGWAAYDYSLPGRNRDELIEYWRGSVRQNGGYEVSWTVGMRGIHDTGFSTAAIDGDDSLTEVGRHRARVDLLGRVIADQRRLLVDELGDRGRDCLQLFIPYKEVLPLYDGGLELPDDVTVVWANDNFGYVRRYPTGAELDRPGGHGLYYHSSYWSVPPRSYLATSSTPLALMRAELTKAWDHGIRRLWVDNVGGLKPLELETEFFLRCAWQAGKETTTSDVAGFVTTWFDANFSGGRGAEVGELYARYYRLNNQRKIEHLDGDAFSLTSDGDEAARRVRDLADIAARIASIAVELPIGERDAFLQLIGIKVHLAYLVAAQFAYADRSRLALAQGRPAAADAYTVRSKEYDACKRALLHSYNEILSDGRWSRMLEPESSPPPAMALAPAATPALTIGEPGLGVAVRGREQPGVGDGLVFWPDGRDTLWIDVFSTGAAGVPFEVSAEPWLKVSPSSGVLDPDVRLQVSVPELVEGPAPVRPFETLAGARSSGTVVITAAGQTVAVPVSIVATAPVPSDFSGSIEADGHISIDPSRPDGGSGWRVVPWLGRDHNDAVAATADAGALLEYRLFLHTPGAHTLELHRLPTLNSTGRIRVGISVDGGETIVVESPTTDEYRGDWEEAVLDNVERLSVQLPHLGGGGHVLRLHAVDEHVTLSKLIVHTAPVAPSNLGPSFSRHTDRPFEPTPDPDPGLPDALRASLLGLYRVDPAAVPPRPTLYVGGAAKVDPDQALGRRYLRVEQTRLPEPPTYVRPDGTKDVVAALGTGAFLQVDGCLAIETECALADDEYAHRSPGDGLVWTHTDADTAAGWGLAVRVDAPGRSWDDPSSAPAMHYVVDVEEGGEHEVWLLIKQNGYADDDSVWLAVDGAVQPVSEQHFGGDLFGWDTTQLWHWVALSRVALSPGRRQLSLIARRAGLRVDRLFLTRHDELPPDDGNWGASPREGRPVDLRHTTSDAPAVEGRCAEEDEHR; this is translated from the coding sequence GTGCATCCCTACCTCTGCGACGACGGCGGGCACCTGCTGGCCAGCCAGGGCACCGCGACCGCCATCGCCGTGGCCCCCACCGAGTCCACCGCCGTCCTCAGCGCGGCAGATGCGCTCGCCGCGGATCTGCGCGCAGTCTGCGGAGCCGAGCCGACGCTGCAGCAGACGGTCTCCGGGGCCCGGATCGTTGTCGGCACGCTCGGCTTCTCTCCGCTGGTCGATGACGCCGTCGCCTCCGGGGCGCTCGCCGTCGACCTCCTCCGGGACGAGGCGGGGGATTTCCGTTGGGAGGCCTTCCTGATCCAGGCCGTGGGGGAGGCCCTCTACGTCGTCGGGACGGACCGGCGCGGCACGGTCTTCGGGATCTACGACCTGTGCGAGGCCATGGGCGTCTCGCCCTGGTACTGGTTCGGGGACGTCCCGGTGCGCACCCGCCCCGAGGTGCGGTTCCGCGCGGAAACCCGGCACGCCGACTGGCCAGGGGTCGCCTACCGCGGCATCTTCATCAACGACGAGGAGGAGCTCGAACGCTGGGCGCAGGAGCACACCGGCGACGACACCATCGGACCTGAGACGTACGCGCGGCTGTTCGAACTGGTGCTCCGCCTGAAGGGCAACTACGTCTGGCCCGCCATGCACGTCAACGCCTTCAACCTCGATCCGGCGAACGGGCGCCTGGCAGACGACCTCGGCGTCGTCATCGGCTCCAGCCACTGCGACATGCTCCTGCGCAGCAACGAGCACGAGTTCGAGGGCTGGGCGGCCTACGACTACTCCCTTCCCGGCCGCAACCGCGACGAGCTCATCGAGTACTGGCGTGGGAGTGTCCGGCAGAACGGCGGCTACGAGGTGTCGTGGACCGTCGGCATGCGCGGCATCCACGACACCGGCTTCTCCACCGCCGCGATCGACGGGGACGACTCGCTCACCGAGGTCGGTCGGCACCGGGCGAGGGTCGACCTGCTCGGCCGCGTCATCGCCGACCAGCGACGCCTCCTTGTCGACGAGCTCGGCGACCGCGGCCGCGACTGCCTGCAGCTGTTCATCCCCTACAAGGAGGTCCTTCCCCTCTATGACGGCGGGCTCGAGCTTCCCGATGACGTCACCGTCGTGTGGGCCAACGACAACTTCGGATACGTCCGGCGCTACCCGACGGGCGCCGAGCTGGACCGGCCCGGCGGCCACGGGCTCTACTACCACTCCTCCTACTGGTCGGTGCCGCCGCGCAGCTACCTCGCGACGTCGTCGACACCGCTGGCGTTGATGCGTGCCGAACTGACGAAGGCCTGGGACCACGGCATCCGCCGGCTGTGGGTCGACAACGTCGGCGGGCTGAAGCCGCTCGAGTTGGAGACCGAGTTCTTCCTGCGCTGCGCCTGGCAGGCGGGCAAGGAGACGACGACCTCCGACGTCGCGGGCTTCGTCACCACCTGGTTCGACGCGAACTTCTCCGGCGGGCGGGGAGCGGAGGTCGGCGAGCTGTATGCCCGGTACTACCGGCTGAACAACCAGCGCAAGATCGAGCACCTCGACGGCGACGCCTTCAGTCTGACGTCGGACGGAGACGAGGCGGCCCGCCGGGTGCGAGACCTGGCCGACATCGCTGCGCGGATTGCTTCGATCGCCGTCGAACTTCCGATCGGGGAGCGCGACGCGTTCCTCCAGCTCATCGGCATCAAGGTGCACCTGGCGTACCTCGTCGCGGCGCAGTTCGCGTACGCGGACCGATCGCGGCTCGCGCTCGCGCAGGGCCGGCCCGCGGCGGCCGACGCGTACACCGTCAGGTCGAAGGAGTACGACGCGTGCAAGCGGGCGCTGCTGCACTCCTACAACGAGATCCTGTCGGATGGGCGGTGGTCGCGGATGCTGGAGCCCGAGAGCTCGCCGCCGCCGGCGATGGCGCTCGCTCCGGCGGCGACGCCGGCGCTGACGATCGGCGAACCGGGGCTGGGAGTCGCGGTCCGGGGCCGCGAGCAGCCGGGCGTCGGTGACGGACTGGTCTTCTGGCCGGATGGGCGCGACACGTTATGGATCGATGTGTTCAGCACCGGCGCCGCGGGGGTGCCGTTCGAGGTGTCGGCGGAGCCGTGGCTGAAGGTGTCGCCGTCGTCGGGGGTGCTGGATCCGGACGTGCGGCTGCAGGTCTCGGTCCCTGAGCTTGTCGAAGGGCCAGCCCCCGTACGGCCCTTCGAGACGCTCGCTGGCGCTCGCTCCTCAGGGACCGTCGTCATCACGGCCGCCGGTCAGACCGTCGCCGTGCCCGTCAGTATCGTCGCCACCGCCCCCGTCCCCAGCGACTTCAGCGGTTCCATCGAGGCCGACGGCCACATCAGCATCGATCCCTCCCGCCCCGACGGCGGCTCCGGATGGCGCGTCGTGCCCTGGCTCGGGCGCGACCACAACGACGCCGTCGCCGCGACCGCCGACGCGGGAGCCCTCCTCGAGTACCGCCTGTTCCTCCACACGCCCGGCGCCCACACCCTCGAACTCCACCGCCTGCCGACCCTGAACTCGACCGGGCGCATCCGCGTCGGGATCAGCGTCGACGGCGGCGAGACGATCGTCGTCGAGTCGCCGACCACCGACGAGTACCGCGGTGACTGGGAGGAAGCCGTCCTCGACAACGTGGAGCGCCTCAGCGTGCAGCTTCCCCACCTCGGCGGCGGTGGGCACGTCCTGCGACTGCACGCCGTCGACGAGCACGTCACGCTCAGCAAGCTGATCGTCCACACCGCGCCCGTCGCGCCCAGCAACCTCGGGCCCTCGTTCAGCCGCCACACCGACCGGCCCTTCGAACCGACCCCGGATCCCGATCCTGGTCTGCCCGACGCTCTCCGGGCGTCGCTGCTGGGGCTCTACCGCGTCGACCCGGCCGCAGTGCCCCCGCGTCCGACCCTGTACGTGGGCGGCGCCGCGAAGGTCGATCCCGACCAGGCCCTGGGCCGTCGCTACCTCCGGGTCGAGCAGACCAGGCTGCCCGAGCCCCCGACCTATGTGCGGCCCGACGGCACCAAGGACGTCGTCGCCGCCCTCGGTACCGGCGCTTTCCTGCAGGTCGACGGTTGCCTCGCAATCGAGACGGAGTGCGCCCTGGCCGACGACGAGTACGCCCACCGGAGCCCTGGCGACGGCCTCGTCTGGACCCACACCGATGCCGACACGGCCGCCGGCTGGGGGCTCGCGGTGCGCGTCGACGCTCCCGGCCGCAGCTGGGACGACCCGTCGTCGGCGCCGGCGATGCACTACGTCGTCGATGTGGAAGAGGGCGGCGAGCACGAGGTCTGGTTGCTGATCAAGCAGAACGGATATGCCGATGACGACAGCGTCTGGCTGGCGGTCGACGGCGCCGTCCAGCCCGTCTCGGAGCAGCACTTCGGCGGCGACCTCTTCGGTTGGGACACGACCCAGCTCTGGCACTGGGTGGCGCTGTCGCGCGTGGCCCTGAGCCCCGGGCGCCGTCAGCTGTCGCTGATCGCCCGGCGGGCGGGGCTGCGGGTCGACCGCCTGTTCCTCACGCGCCACGACGAACTGCCGCCCGACGATGGCAACTGGGGTGCCAGCCCGCGGGAGGGACGACCGGTCGACCTGAGGCACACTACGAGCGACGCGCCCGCCGTCGAGGGCCGTTGCGCCGAGGAGGATGAACACCGATGA
- the uxuA gene encoding mannonate dehydratase, which translates to MKMGFRWYGAADDPIPLAHIRQIPGVSHVVGALFDLPVGEVWPVERIRALVDEVEAAGMRLEVIESVNIHDDIKIGLPGRDRWIANYIETIRNLATCGIKVICYNFMPIFDWVRTEMRHELADGSFALAFDQSLVEGTAADLLERVQSQAGTTMLPGWEPERLADIEALFAAYADVDEARLAANFEYFIKAIMPVCKEVDVRMAVHPDDPPWPIFGLPRIVKNAADLRRIEAFHDSPYNGFTLCTGSLGENPDNDVPAIIREFVGRGKAPFVHARNIRHTAPGRFHESAHLSSEGSLDMFEIMRALHESGFDGYVRPDHGRDIWGERGRPGYGLYDRGLGIAYLTGLWEAIGKSS; encoded by the coding sequence ATGAAGATGGGTTTCCGCTGGTACGGAGCCGCCGACGACCCGATCCCGCTCGCGCACATCCGGCAGATTCCCGGCGTATCGCACGTCGTCGGGGCCTTGTTCGACCTGCCGGTCGGCGAGGTCTGGCCCGTGGAGAGGATCCGCGCCCTCGTCGACGAGGTAGAGGCGGCGGGGATGCGACTCGAGGTCATCGAGAGCGTCAACATCCACGACGACATCAAGATCGGCCTGCCCGGCCGTGACCGCTGGATCGCCAACTACATCGAGACGATCCGGAACCTGGCCACCTGCGGCATCAAGGTCATCTGCTACAACTTCATGCCGATCTTCGACTGGGTCCGCACCGAGATGCGCCACGAACTGGCCGACGGCTCGTTCGCCCTCGCGTTCGACCAGTCGCTTGTCGAGGGCACGGCCGCCGATCTGCTGGAGCGGGTGCAGAGCCAGGCCGGAACGACGATGCTGCCCGGCTGGGAGCCGGAGCGGCTCGCCGACATCGAGGCACTGTTCGCGGCCTACGCCGACGTCGACGAAGCGCGTCTGGCGGCCAACTTCGAGTACTTCATCAAGGCGATCATGCCGGTGTGTAAGGAGGTGGACGTCCGCATGGCCGTCCACCCGGACGATCCGCCGTGGCCGATCTTCGGGCTGCCCCGCATCGTGAAGAACGCCGCCGACCTGCGCAGGATCGAGGCCTTCCACGACTCCCCGTACAACGGCTTCACGCTGTGCACCGGCTCGCTGGGCGAGAACCCCGACAACGACGTCCCGGCGATCATCCGCGAGTTCGTCGGCCGCGGCAAGGCGCCGTTCGTGCACGCCCGCAACATCAGGCACACGGCGCCGGGACGGTTCCACGAGTCGGCGCACCTGTCGAGCGAGGGATCGCTGGACATGTTCGAGATCATGCGGGCCCTGCACGAGTCCGGGTTCGACGGGTATGTGCGGCCTGACCACGGGCGCGACATCTGGGGCGAGCGCGGCCGTCCCGGCTACGGGCTCTACGACCGGGGGCTGGGTATCGCGTACCTGACGGGGCTCTGGGAGGCGATCGGCAAGTCCTCGTAA
- a CDS encoding alpha-L-rhamnosidase C-terminal domain-containing protein, which yields MVSFNHYAAGAVGEWLYTRVAGIEPTSGGYRTFRVAPLVGGGLTSAEGVVETPYGRASSSWRIDGDGIFSLDVEVPVSTACTVVLPDGSESTVASGRHSFTARIGA from the coding sequence ATGGTCTCCTTCAACCACTACGCGGCCGGCGCCGTCGGGGAGTGGTTGTACACACGCGTCGCAGGCATCGAGCCGACGTCGGGCGGCTACCGGACCTTCCGGGTCGCGCCCCTTGTCGGCGGCGGTCTGACGTCGGCGGAGGGTGTGGTGGAGACGCCGTACGGGCGGGCGTCGTCGTCGTGGCGGATCGACGGGGACGGGATCTTCTCGCTCGACGTCGAGGTGCCGGTGTCGACCGCCTGCACCGTGGTGTTGCCGGACGGTTCGGAGTCCACGGTGGCGAGCGGGCGTCACAGCTTCACCGCCCGGATCGGCGCCTAG